In the Geobacter sp. FeAm09 genome, one interval contains:
- a CDS encoding acyl-[ACP]--phospholipid O-acyltransferase, with protein sequence MCAAGETNRSGDSNLPRSFSRLNAAQFLGAMNDNILKLLIIFCLIGVKGADQAGVITAAVGAAFVLPFLLFSAPAGCLADRLRKSRIIVLVKTVEVVVTALAVAAFFMGWHNGLYVVIFLMATHSAFFAPAKYGVIPELANREQLSRANGLIESFTYLAIILGTTLASALTQAAQGRYWLAALFCLGVALAGLLAAGGMDATPRADAKRHVALLPTEILRTVISIRRDRHLMLAVIGQAYFMFVGAYAQLNLIAYGMQALHLSEAHSGYLFLAAAFGIGGGSLLAAKLSGRDVEFGIVPIGAAGLTIAPILLHVVPSALASCLAILTLFGLSAGLFSLPLQTFIQFQAEPAKRGEVLAAASFINWVAILIASGLTWFLSGPMGLSAAQGFSIVGVITLLLTLASFWILPDFLLRFIALATMRIFYRLNVIGGENLPVEGPALLVPNHVTWVDALLLTATNQRRIRFVMERSIYNTPLLRGLFRLMGVIPVSSEDGRKGLLEFMKQARAALDDGYLVCIFAEGQLTRNGMLREFRGGFERIVKGSDYPIIPVYIGGAWGSILSYAHGRLLSRLPAFSPYPMTIIFGKPMPSTSTAMEVRQRVSELSCDYFDSRKPRRRPLEQYFIQSARLHWKRKAVADTSGRTLTYGHTLTGAVALAGKLEGTIGTAGHVGLLLPPSVGGVLANLALMLLGRIPVNLNYTAAEGSLRSAVEQCGITTIVTSKAFLEKVPSLPRLEGMILLEDILPTIGAADKLLAMLKARILPPRLLCGREGFSADSVATVIFSSGSTGEPKGVMLSHHNIMSNIEALRMVFRVSAADNVCSALPFFHSLGFTGTLWFPLVSGFSAAYHPNPMDGEKIAQMVREHKSTLLLATPTFLLAYLRRAKREDFASLRLVVTGAEKLKAKVADSFQERFGVRPMEGYGATELAPVITLSLPDVEVGGVRQYGSKEGSVGHPIPGVAIKVVDPESGIEQKPGEAGLMLVKGPNVMLGYLGRPDKTAEAIRGGWYVTGDIGVMDDDGFIRITDRLSRFSKIGGEMVPHGVVEDELHNRLGQTGVVAVTAVPDEKKGERLVVLFAREAADAGTLQRHMAESPLPNLWKPGRDCYVEVESLPILGTGKLDLKGIKEIALAALAG encoded by the coding sequence ATGTGTGCAGCCGGCGAGACAAACCGTAGCGGAGACTCGAACCTCCCCCGTTCCTTCAGTCGCCTCAACGCGGCCCAGTTCCTTGGGGCCATGAACGACAACATCCTCAAGCTCCTGATCATCTTTTGCCTGATCGGCGTCAAGGGGGCGGACCAGGCCGGCGTGATCACTGCCGCCGTGGGGGCGGCCTTTGTGCTGCCCTTCCTGTTGTTTTCCGCCCCGGCCGGCTGCCTGGCGGACCGGTTGCGCAAGTCGCGCATCATCGTGCTCGTCAAGACGGTTGAGGTCGTGGTGACCGCCCTGGCGGTGGCGGCGTTTTTCATGGGATGGCATAACGGCCTGTATGTGGTGATCTTCCTGATGGCTACCCACAGCGCCTTTTTTGCTCCGGCCAAATACGGCGTGATCCCGGAACTGGCCAATCGCGAACAGCTTTCCCGCGCCAACGGCCTGATCGAATCTTTCACCTACCTGGCCATCATCCTGGGCACCACGCTCGCCTCGGCCCTGACCCAGGCCGCACAGGGCCGCTACTGGCTGGCGGCGCTGTTTTGTCTCGGTGTGGCCTTGGCCGGACTGCTGGCGGCCGGCGGCATGGACGCCACCCCACGCGCCGATGCCAAGCGGCATGTCGCCCTGTTGCCGACCGAGATCCTGCGTACCGTCATAAGCATCCGCCGTGACCGGCACCTGATGCTGGCGGTGATCGGCCAGGCCTATTTCATGTTTGTCGGAGCCTATGCCCAACTCAACCTTATCGCCTACGGCATGCAGGCGCTGCATCTCTCCGAGGCCCACAGCGGCTACCTCTTTCTGGCGGCAGCCTTCGGTATCGGCGGCGGTTCGCTGCTGGCGGCCAAACTATCGGGGAGAGACGTAGAATTCGGCATCGTACCGATCGGCGCAGCCGGCCTGACCATTGCCCCGATCCTGCTGCACGTTGTGCCCTCCGCCCTTGCTTCCTGCCTGGCGATTCTGACATTATTCGGTCTCTCCGCCGGTCTGTTCAGCCTCCCGCTGCAAACCTTCATCCAGTTTCAGGCCGAACCGGCCAAACGGGGCGAGGTGCTGGCCGCAGCCAGCTTCATCAACTGGGTGGCGATCCTGATCGCCTCGGGGCTGACCTGGTTCCTGAGCGGGCCGATGGGACTTTCGGCGGCCCAGGGCTTCAGCATCGTCGGCGTCATCACCTTGCTTCTGACCCTGGCATCCTTCTGGATACTGCCCGACTTCCTGCTCCGCTTCATTGCCTTGGCCACTATGCGCATCTTCTACCGCCTGAATGTCATCGGCGGCGAAAATCTGCCGGTGGAAGGGCCGGCACTGCTGGTCCCCAACCACGTCACCTGGGTCGATGCCCTGCTCCTGACCGCCACCAACCAGCGCCGCATCCGTTTCGTCATGGAGCGCAGCATCTACAACACCCCGCTGTTGCGCGGCCTGTTCCGGCTCATGGGGGTAATCCCGGTCTCCTCTGAGGACGGCAGGAAGGGACTCTTGGAGTTCATGAAGCAGGCGCGGGCTGCGCTGGATGACGGCTACCTGGTCTGCATCTTCGCCGAGGGGCAACTCACCAGGAATGGCATGTTGCGCGAGTTCCGCGGCGGGTTCGAACGCATCGTCAAGGGCAGCGACTACCCCATCATCCCGGTCTACATCGGCGGCGCCTGGGGCAGCATCCTCTCCTACGCCCATGGCCGCCTGCTGTCGCGCCTACCGGCTTTTTCCCCCTATCCCATGACCATCATCTTCGGGAAACCAATGCCTTCGACCAGCACGGCCATGGAGGTGCGCCAGCGAGTATCCGAACTTTCCTGCGATTACTTCGACTCGCGCAAACCGCGCCGTCGTCCGTTGGAACAATACTTCATCCAGTCCGCCCGGCTGCACTGGAAACGCAAGGCCGTTGCCGACACCTCGGGCAGGACCCTCACCTACGGCCATACCCTGACAGGCGCCGTGGCCTTGGCAGGCAAGCTGGAGGGCACCATCGGCACGGCAGGGCACGTGGGGCTGCTGCTGCCGCCGTCGGTGGGAGGCGTACTGGCCAACCTTGCCCTGATGTTGCTGGGCAGGATACCGGTCAACCTGAACTACACCGCCGCCGAAGGGTCGCTGCGCTCGGCCGTCGAGCAGTGCGGCATCACCACCATCGTCACCTCGAAGGCCTTTCTCGAGAAAGTCCCCTCGTTGCCGCGGCTGGAAGGGATGATCCTGCTGGAGGATATCCTGCCCACCATCGGCGCTGCGGACAAATTGCTGGCCATGTTGAAAGCCCGTATCCTGCCGCCCCGGCTGTTGTGCGGCCGTGAAGGCTTCTCCGCCGACAGTGTGGCCACGGTGATTTTCTCCTCCGGCAGTACCGGCGAACCGAAGGGGGTCATGCTGAGCCACCACAACATCATGTCCAACATCGAGGCGCTACGCATGGTCTTCAGGGTCAGTGCCGCCGACAACGTGTGCTCGGCCCTGCCGTTCTTCCACTCCCTGGGCTTCACCGGCACGCTCTGGTTTCCGTTGGTTTCCGGTTTTTCGGCGGCCTATCACCCCAACCCCATGGATGGCGAGAAGATCGCCCAGATGGTGCGGGAGCACAAGTCCACGCTGCTCCTGGCCACGCCTACGTTCCTTTTGGCGTACCTGCGGCGCGCCAAGCGGGAGGACTTTGCCTCGCTCCGATTGGTGGTCACCGGCGCTGAAAAACTCAAGGCCAAGGTGGCCGACTCCTTTCAGGAGCGTTTCGGCGTCAGGCCGATGGAGGGGTACGGCGCCACCGAGCTGGCCCCGGTCATCACCCTCTCCCTGCCGGATGTGGAGGTGGGTGGCGTGCGCCAGTACGGCTCCAAGGAAGGGAGCGTTGGGCACCCCATACCGGGCGTGGCAATCAAGGTGGTCGATCCGGAGAGCGGTATTGAGCAGAAACCGGGTGAGGCCGGACTGATGCTGGTCAAGGGGCCCAACGTCATGCTCGGCTACCTGGGGAGGCCGGACAAGACCGCCGAGGCGATTCGCGGGGGATGGTACGTCACCGGCGATATCGGCGTCATGGACGACGACGGCTTCATCCGCATCACCGATCGCCTGTCGCGCTTCAGCAAGATCGGCGGCGAGATGGTGCCCCACGGTGTGGTGGAGGACGAACTGCACAACCGCCTGGGCCAGACCGGGGTGGTGGCGGTGACTGCCGTGCCGGACGAGAAGAAGGGGGAGCGGCTGGTGGTGCTCTTTGCCCGCGAGGCGGCCGACGCGGGGACCCTGCAGCGGCACATGGCCGAAAGCCCCCTGCCCAATCTCTGGAAGCCGGGGCGTGATTGCTACGTGGAGGTGGAAAGTCTGCCGATCCTGGGGACCGGCAAGCTGGACCTGAAGGGGATCAAGGAGATCGCCCTGGCGGCGCTCGCTGGGTAA
- a CDS encoding aromatic acid exporter family protein has protein sequence MIDWVGIKTLLKKDGITVAIQNAVVCLVAYPCGEYSTGIFHGESAAMGGLWSLISGLVVLQATTRDTWKSAGLRVLGTFIGAVVSGVYLSFLPFGPAGMAVSLGVTIVLCQLLNVPEHGRLAVITVAVVMVISHLNPTLNPIMSAVLRFGEACIGSAAALAVVFATPRSATQS, from the coding sequence ATGATCGATTGGGTAGGGATAAAGACGCTGCTCAAAAAGGACGGCATCACCGTAGCCATCCAGAATGCCGTGGTCTGCCTGGTGGCGTACCCCTGCGGCGAATACTCCACCGGCATCTTCCACGGCGAGTCGGCGGCCATGGGGGGACTGTGGTCGCTCATCTCCGGGCTGGTGGTGCTCCAGGCCACGACCCGCGACACTTGGAAGTCGGCTGGGCTCCGGGTGCTCGGGACCTTCATCGGCGCGGTCGTCAGCGGGGTGTATCTCTCTTTTTTACCGTTCGGGCCGGCCGGCATGGCCGTCTCCCTCGGTGTGACCATTGTGCTGTGCCAACTCCTGAACGTGCCCGAACACGGCCGCCTGGCGGTGATCACCGTGGCGGTCGTCATGGTGATTTCGCACCTGAACCCCACCCTCAACCCGATCATGAGTGCGGTGCTGCGTTTCGGCGAGGCGTGCATCGGCTCCGCCGCCGCCCTGGCCGTGGTCTTCGCGACGCCCCGCTCCGCAACCCAATCCTGA
- a CDS encoding amidohydrolase family protein → MKLLLLAATFYLVLWPRTGTASGPAKPPIIDIHCHTAGIGAGGSGCFVSPALRKNWRYRIYLKSFGVTEKELEREGDSLILQRLSRTLAESHHVKAAVVLAMDGVVDANGSLDRSRTEVYIPNDFLARETKRHPNLLFGASINPYRKDAIQRLDQAAADGAVLLKWLPSVQDIDPSDRRLIPFYVRLRELGLPLLTHTGQENSFTRKKDELADPERLRLPLSLGVTVIAAHAAGNGWNHGEENFKRFLRLCAEYPNLYGDISALTQANRQGQLVRLLKHEELHGRLLHGTDMPLIATGITSPWWHALHIPLRSVWRIAAIKNPWDQDVELKRALGVPETIFANNSKLFHIPGR, encoded by the coding sequence ATGAAACTATTACTTCTAGCAGCGACATTTTATCTGGTATTGTGGCCCCGGACGGGGACGGCGAGCGGACCAGCGAAGCCTCCAATCATTGACATCCACTGCCACACCGCAGGGATAGGCGCCGGCGGCAGCGGGTGTTTTGTCTCTCCGGCACTGCGCAAGAACTGGCGCTACCGTATTTATCTCAAGTCGTTCGGCGTAACCGAAAAGGAACTGGAGCGTGAGGGCGATTCCCTGATCCTGCAGCGACTTTCCCGCACCCTGGCCGAATCGCACCATGTTAAGGCGGCGGTGGTGTTGGCCATGGACGGCGTTGTCGATGCAAACGGCTCGCTGGACCGCTCGCGCACGGAGGTTTATATACCCAATGATTTCCTGGCCCGGGAGACGAAACGCCACCCGAATCTCCTGTTCGGGGCAAGTATCAACCCTTATCGAAAGGACGCCATCCAGCGCCTGGATCAAGCTGCGGCTGACGGTGCCGTACTGTTGAAATGGCTGCCATCCGTCCAGGACATCGATCCGTCAGACCGGCGCCTGATACCTTTCTATGTGCGGCTCCGGGAACTCGGCCTGCCGCTCCTGACCCACACCGGCCAGGAAAACTCCTTCACCCGGAAGAAAGACGAGCTTGCGGACCCCGAACGCCTGCGTTTGCCCCTTTCCCTGGGAGTGACGGTTATTGCTGCACATGCCGCCGGCAATGGCTGGAACCATGGCGAGGAGAACTTCAAGCGTTTTTTGCGCCTGTGTGCCGAATATCCCAATCTGTACGGAGACATATCGGCCCTGACGCAAGCGAACCGCCAGGGTCAGCTTGTACGCTTATTGAAGCATGAAGAACTGCACGGCCGCCTCTTGCACGGGACCGATATGCCACTTATCGCCACCGGCATCACCTCTCCCTGGTGGCACGCACTCCACATACCGCTCAGGTCCGTGTGGCGCATCGCCGCCATCAAAAATCCCTGGGACCAGGATGTGGAGTTGAAACGGGCATTGGGCGTCCCGGAAACGATCTTTGCCAACAATTCGAAACTGTTTCATATTCCCGGGAGGTAG
- a CDS encoding DUF1634 domain-containing protein, with product MTVETHHETPAKHEAIELVLARLLRIGSLVAAALLALGIGAMLLGGHAVVAPRLITAGLLALLATPVMRVVAAGVIFVRDRDWRFAFFCVVVLCAIVTGILLGHGD from the coding sequence ATGACCGTCGAAACGCACCATGAGACACCGGCGAAGCACGAGGCGATCGAGTTGGTCCTGGCCCGGCTGCTGCGCATCGGTTCCCTCGTCGCCGCCGCCCTTCTGGCCCTGGGGATCGGTGCCATGCTGCTGGGGGGGCATGCGGTGGTAGCACCGAGGTTGATCACCGCGGGCCTGCTGGCGCTTCTGGCCACGCCGGTCATGCGGGTGGTGGCGGCGGGAGTGATCTTCGTCCGCGACCGGGACTGGCGTTTCGCCTTCTTCTGCGTGGTGGTGCTGTGCGCCATCGTGACCGGTATCCTGCTGGGGCATGGGGACTAG
- a CDS encoding sulfite exporter TauE/SafE family protein has translation MAIGAGIVGSVLGLGGGIIIVPALTILFGVSMRTAVAASTVSIIATSTGAAVAFLRDRLTNTRVAMWLEMGTSLGALSGALIAGYLHQRFLYILFGLLLAYSGYNMFRTRKAELPGEVVPDRLSQKLNLAGSYYDRMLGRRVEYQVTRTLPGLVLMYFSGAAAGLLGIGAGIFKVPAMDQVMRMPFKASTATSNFMIGVTAASGAVVYFARGDVKPLVAGPVVLGVLVGAVLGSRLMVRLKTSTIRKLFIPLIVYTAIEMIYRGVRG, from the coding sequence ATGGCCATCGGCGCCGGGATCGTCGGTTCGGTCCTGGGGCTCGGCGGCGGCATCATCATCGTGCCCGCCCTGACCATCCTGTTCGGCGTCTCCATGCGCACGGCCGTGGCCGCCTCCACGGTCTCCATCATCGCCACCTCCACCGGCGCCGCCGTGGCCTTCCTGCGCGACCGGCTGACCAACACCCGGGTGGCCATGTGGCTGGAGATGGGCACCTCCCTCGGAGCCCTGAGCGGGGCTCTGATCGCCGGCTACCTGCACCAGCGCTTCCTGTACATCCTGTTCGGCCTGCTTCTGGCCTATTCGGGCTACAACATGTTCAGGACCCGCAAGGCCGAACTGCCGGGGGAGGTGGTGCCGGACCGCCTGTCGCAAAAGCTGAATCTGGCCGGTTCCTACTACGACCGCATGCTGGGCCGCCGGGTGGAGTACCAGGTTACCCGGACCCTGCCCGGGCTGGTCCTCATGTATTTCTCCGGGGCCGCCGCCGGGCTTCTGGGGATCGGCGCCGGCATCTTCAAGGTGCCGGCCATGGACCAGGTCATGCGCATGCCGTTCAAGGCATCCACCGCCACCTCCAACTTCATGATCGGGGTCACGGCGGCCTCCGGGGCGGTGGTCTATTTCGCCCGGGGCGACGTCAAACCGCTGGTGGCAGGGCCGGTGGTGCTGGGGGTACTGGTGGGGGCCGTGCTGGGGAGCCGTCTGATGGTCAGGCTGAAAACCTCCACCATCCGCAAGCTCTTCATCCCCCTGATCGTCTACACGGCCATCGAGATGATCTACCGGGGGGTGCGGGGATGA
- the lhgO gene encoding L-2-hydroxyglutarate oxidase, whose translation MQLDKAEILIAGAGIIGLTIARELVGAGYGDIVIVEKEPELGRHASGRNSGVLHAGIYYSPDSLKAKSCLNGNRLMRAYCKEKGLPLLENGKVIVARTAGELPVLDELHRRAVANGAKVEMIDEQQLAEIEPNARTVERALFSHYTAVVDPKAVLKSLKNDLEESGRVRFHLECPLTGLKGSGSGTALTGKGEIGFSRFVNAAGAYCDKVARLFGVGGNLRLIPFKGLYRLLRTEAPFTVNSSIYPVPDIRNPFLGVHFTRSVHGDVYLGPTAIPAFGRENYGILAGIDREGFGIALEDLTLFLANPLFRSVALSEPLKYLPSCFFRDAARLVKQLSPRDVLPSAKVGIRPQLVDWETKQMIMDFLVVADGSSLHVLNPISPAFTSSMDLARGIVAAHFGG comes from the coding sequence ATGCAACTGGACAAGGCGGAAATCCTGATTGCGGGCGCCGGCATCATCGGGCTGACCATTGCCCGGGAACTGGTCGGGGCCGGGTACGGCGACATCGTGATCGTGGAGAAGGAACCGGAACTGGGGCGTCACGCCTCGGGGCGCAACAGCGGCGTCCTCCATGCCGGGATCTACTATTCCCCCGACAGTCTCAAAGCCAAATCATGCCTGAACGGCAACCGCCTGATGCGCGCCTACTGCAAGGAAAAGGGGCTCCCCCTGCTGGAAAACGGCAAGGTGATCGTGGCCCGCACGGCCGGGGAGTTGCCGGTGCTGGACGAACTCCACCGCCGGGCCGTGGCCAACGGCGCCAAGGTGGAGATGATCGACGAACAACAGTTGGCGGAGATCGAGCCCAACGCCCGGACCGTGGAACGGGCCCTGTTCTCCCACTACACGGCGGTGGTGGACCCCAAGGCGGTATTGAAGAGCCTCAAAAACGATCTGGAAGAGAGCGGCCGGGTGCGCTTCCATCTGGAGTGCCCCCTGACCGGGCTGAAGGGGAGCGGGAGCGGCACCGCCCTGACCGGTAAGGGGGAGATCGGTTTCAGCCGTTTCGTCAACGCGGCGGGCGCCTACTGCGACAAAGTGGCCCGACTGTTCGGCGTGGGGGGCAACCTCCGCCTCATCCCCTTCAAGGGGCTCTACCGGTTGCTGCGCACGGAGGCCCCCTTCACGGTCAACTCCAGTATCTACCCGGTGCCGGACATCCGCAACCCCTTCCTGGGGGTTCACTTCACCCGCAGCGTCCACGGCGACGTCTACCTGGGCCCCACCGCCATCCCCGCCTTCGGCCGGGAGAACTACGGCATCCTGGCCGGGATCGACCGGGAGGGGTTCGGCATCGCCCTGGAGGACCTGACCCTGTTCCTGGCCAATCCCCTGTTCCGCAGCGTGGCCCTGAGCGAGCCGTTGAAATACCTCCCCTCCTGCTTCTTCCGGGATGCGGCCCGACTGGTGAAACAACTCTCGCCCCGCGACGTGCTCCCCTCCGCCAAGGTGGGCATCCGGCCCCAACTGGTGGATTGGGAGACCAAGCAGATGATCATGGATTTCCTGGTGGTGGCCGACGGCTCCTCGCTCCACGTATTGAACCCCATCTCCCCGGCCTTCACCTCGTCCATGGACCTGGCCCGGGGGATCGTGGCGGCGCATTTCGGGGGGTAA
- a CDS encoding PAS domain-containing protein, giving the protein MEQNASVITPQEYRILVERAPIMIWRAGTDGLCNYFNQRWLEFTGRDMAQEQGNGWAEGVHPDDLDRCLEIYLDNFGKRLAFEMEYRLKRHDGVYRWILDRGTPFYLDDGAFGGYIGSCIDTTDRVEARTALRQAQESRITRLEGLLPICANCKNIRDDEGYWHNVESYISSHSGADFSHGICPVCAEKLYGYKKQ; this is encoded by the coding sequence ATGGAACAGAACGCAAGCGTCATCACCCCCCAGGAGTACCGGATTCTGGTCGAGCGGGCCCCCATCATGATCTGGCGGGCCGGGACCGACGGGCTGTGCAACTACTTCAACCAGCGCTGGCTCGAATTCACCGGGAGGGACATGGCGCAGGAACAGGGCAACGGCTGGGCCGAAGGGGTCCATCCCGACGACCTGGACCGCTGCCTTGAGATCTACCTGGACAATTTCGGCAAGCGTCTGGCCTTCGAGATGGAATACCGCCTCAAGCGGCATGACGGTGTCTATCGCTGGATTCTGGACCGCGGCACCCCCTTTTATCTCGACGACGGCGCCTTTGGCGGGTATATCGGCAGTTGCATCGACACCACGGACCGGGTCGAGGCCCGCACGGCGCTCCGCCAGGCCCAGGAGTCCCGGATCACGAGGCTGGAAGGGCTGCTGCCGATCTGCGCCAACTGCAAGAACATCAGGGACGATGAGGGGTACTGGCATAACGTGGAATCCTACATCTCCTCCCATTCCGGCGCGGATTTTTCCCACGGCATCTGCCCGGTATGCGCCGAAAAGCTCTACGGCTACAAAAAACAGTAA
- a CDS encoding sigma 54-interacting transcriptional regulator: MNAKQVLSSTDREFFKAVTQASIANPFSQARVALDRKIAGTDAAMSWDDLVGVATARVSERLAGLKKSGRDNLQRYGADDQSLLRTAFLFDIFHRHRQTFDDFILRQLAAGDTPIPAPFARELLSAMSALGIDEGGCLRFLGIFYQIRRAFYFIETSLIGLSPSMHGLRLQLWNNIFTCNINWYEQHLWNRMEDFSTLLLGETGTGKGAAAAAIGRSGFIPFDARKGCFSESFTRNFIAINLSQYPESLLESELFGHKKGAFTGAIENHEGVFSRCTPHGSIFLDEIGDVSVPVQIKLLQVIQERTFAPVGSHERQRFQGRVIAATNRPLDNLRRAGQFRDDFYYRLCSDIIVVPPLKQRIQEEPRELEALIVSILKRMIGDAAVPHARLVQETLSRDLGPHYSWPGNVRELEQAVRRIIITRHYRGDTDASAPTEPAERLLAGIEAGSLDAQQLMVEYCGLLYKRFGTYEEVARTTGLDRRTVKKYVLLTSGKACPNMITEPADPKVGRNVQ; this comes from the coding sequence ATGAATGCAAAACAGGTATTGTCGTCAACTGATCGAGAATTTTTCAAAGCCGTGACCCAGGCTTCCATTGCCAATCCCTTCAGCCAGGCCCGCGTCGCGCTTGACCGTAAGATTGCCGGGACAGACGCCGCCATGTCATGGGATGATCTGGTGGGAGTAGCAACTGCTCGGGTTAGCGAACGCTTGGCGGGACTTAAGAAAAGTGGGCGCGACAACCTGCAGCGTTATGGTGCCGACGACCAGTCCTTGCTGCGTACGGCTTTCCTGTTCGACATCTTTCACCGCCACCGCCAGACCTTCGATGATTTTATCCTCAGGCAACTGGCTGCCGGTGACACTCCGATCCCGGCACCTTTTGCCCGGGAGTTGTTGTCTGCCATGTCGGCGCTTGGCATAGATGAGGGTGGGTGTCTGCGCTTTCTGGGGATCTTCTACCAGATCAGACGGGCTTTCTACTTCATAGAGACCTCTCTGATCGGGCTTTCTCCATCTATGCACGGCCTGCGGCTGCAGCTCTGGAACAATATCTTCACCTGTAATATCAACTGGTACGAACAGCATCTCTGGAACCGCATGGAGGACTTCTCCACCCTGCTCCTGGGGGAAACCGGCACCGGGAAGGGAGCCGCGGCTGCCGCCATCGGCCGATCCGGCTTTATCCCCTTCGATGCCCGCAAGGGATGCTTCAGCGAGAGCTTTACCCGCAATTTTATTGCCATCAACCTGTCTCAGTACCCGGAATCACTGCTGGAATCGGAACTGTTCGGCCACAAAAAAGGCGCCTTTACCGGCGCCATAGAAAACCACGAGGGTGTATTCAGTCGCTGCACACCCCATGGCTCCATCTTTCTGGATGAAATCGGCGATGTCTCTGTACCGGTACAGATCAAGCTGTTGCAAGTGATCCAGGAACGGACCTTTGCGCCGGTGGGCAGCCACGAGCGCCAGCGTTTCCAGGGGCGGGTCATTGCGGCAACCAACCGGCCGCTGGATAACCTGCGCCGGGCGGGGCAATTCCGCGACGACTTCTACTACCGGCTCTGCTCGGACATCATCGTCGTTCCGCCCCTTAAACAGCGTATCCAGGAGGAGCCACGCGAGTTGGAGGCGCTGATCGTCAGCATTCTGAAGCGCATGATAGGTGATGCCGCCGTTCCCCATGCCCGCCTGGTGCAGGAGACGCTCAGCCGCGACCTGGGGCCGCACTACTCCTGGCCGGGCAATGTCCGCGAGTTGGAACAGGCGGTGCGGCGTATTATCATAACCCGCCACTATCGCGGGGACACGGATGCTTCGGCTCCAACCGAACCGGCCGAGAGGCTGCTGGCCGGTATTGAGGCCGGCAGCTTGGACGCCCAACAGTTAATGGTTGAATATTGTGGTTTGCTGTATAAACGCTTTGGTACGTATGAGGAGGTGGCCCGTACAACCGGTCTCGACCGGCGTACGGTTAAGAAGTACGTGCTGCTGACCAGCGGAAAGGCTTGCCCGAACATGATAACCGAGCCAGCAGATCCTAAGGTTGGGCGCAACGTACAATAG